In Arthrobacter citreus, a genomic segment contains:
- a CDS encoding AMP-binding protein: protein MELLTVHTPAGFNAEKLLAPLAAALAGEGPAVAPHADPDQTFSGELPNDDIALVISTSGSTGAPKQTMLTTDALAASSMATAMALHADGQWLMALPAHYIAGVQVLIRSLYAGTHPVFMDTSGSFSAARFTSAAADMTDRNRFTSLVPTQLHRLLTNPEPETLRVLRRFNAILLGGAPAGAGLLAEAAAQGLNVVTTYGMSETCGGCVYDGVPLPGVDVEVESGSLWIAGDVLAEGYMGQPELTAQRFRFNSGKRWYRTDDAGTVENGLVTVSGRLDDVIVTGGIKVSAAAVSAAIEQLPEVSEAIVLGLDSPEWGHLVGAAVVGSVDPEKVKAAVRSSLGKPAVPKVVLLLEALPLLPNGKTDRMGLRQLLAAAGHTHP, encoded by the coding sequence ATGGAACTGCTGACTGTCCACACTCCCGCCGGATTTAATGCCGAAAAACTGTTGGCCCCGCTGGCGGCCGCCCTCGCCGGCGAAGGCCCCGCCGTCGCCCCGCATGCGGATCCGGACCAGACCTTCTCCGGCGAGCTGCCCAACGATGACATAGCCCTGGTCATCAGTACTTCGGGGTCCACGGGCGCGCCCAAACAGACCATGCTCACCACCGATGCCCTCGCTGCATCGTCCATGGCCACCGCCATGGCGCTGCACGCGGACGGCCAGTGGCTGATGGCGCTGCCGGCGCACTACATTGCTGGCGTCCAGGTGCTCATCCGTTCCCTGTACGCCGGCACGCATCCGGTCTTCATGGACACCTCCGGGTCCTTCAGCGCAGCCCGCTTCACCTCAGCGGCTGCGGACATGACTGACCGGAACCGCTTCACGTCCCTGGTGCCCACCCAGCTGCACCGGCTGCTGACCAATCCGGAGCCCGAGACCCTGCGCGTGCTGCGCCGCTTCAACGCCATCCTCCTTGGCGGAGCGCCGGCCGGAGCCGGGCTGCTGGCCGAGGCGGCGGCCCAGGGCCTGAACGTTGTCACCACCTACGGGATGAGCGAAACCTGCGGCGGCTGCGTGTACGACGGCGTTCCGCTGCCAGGTGTGGACGTGGAGGTGGAATCCGGTTCGCTGTGGATTGCCGGCGATGTCCTGGCCGAGGGCTACATGGGCCAGCCGGAACTGACCGCTCAGCGGTTCCGCTTCAATTCGGGAAAACGCTGGTACCGCACCGATGACGCCGGCACCGTGGAGAACGGGCTGGTGACGGTGTCCGGCCGGCTGGATGACGTGATCGTCACCGGCGGCATCAAGGTCTCCGCCGCCGCGGTTTCGGCCGCCATCGAGCAGCTGCCCGAGGTCTCCGAGGCCATTGTCCTGGGCCTGGACAGCCCCGAGTGGGGCCACTTGGTGGGCGCCGCCGTCGTTGGCTCCGTGGACCCGGAAAAGGTCAAGGCGGCCGTCCGCTCGTCGCTGGGCAAGCCCGCCGTGCCCAAGGTGGTGCTCCTGCTGGAGGCGCTGCCCCTGCTGCCCAACGGCAAGACGGACCGGATGGGCCTGCGCCAGCTGCTGGCCGCGGCGGGTCACACGCACCCCTGA
- a CDS encoding nitrate reductase subunit alpha, translating into MAGSAPGIDGPASETMLKLGRFFTRWDETADGRAVFREGGRKGDSFYRNRWSHDKVVRSTHGVNCTGSCSWKVYVKDGIITWEAQETDYPTVGPDRPEYEPRGCPRGAAFSWYTYSPTRVRYPYIRGVLLDMYRAAKRETGDPVLAWEQIINDPERRRSYQRARGKGGLVRSSWAEALEMTAAAHVSTVKNYGPDRCTGFSPIPAMSMVSHAAGARFINLIGGVMNSFYDWYADLPVASPQVFGDQTDVPESGDWWDATYLMMWGSNIPVTRTPDAHWMVEGRYRGTKVVSVSPDYADNTKFADEWLPAQAGSDAALAMAMGHVILKENFVERRVPFFEEYVRQFTDLPFLVTLETRTDGSVVPGKFLTAADLGRSEAKASDAAFKTVLLDRDAGTPVVPNGSVGFRYNDEDAGKWNLDLQGVVPALSIADASSWERETSRVELPAFTDPSGVGSVMHRGVPVTTVAGRTVTTVFDLMLAQYGVGREGLPGEWAAGYDDADTPYTPAWQEEITNVRPDAVLRTAREFAANSEKSKGRSMIILGAGICQWYHGDVTYRAILAMLMLTGCEGRNGGGWAHYVGQEKCRPITGWAAMASAGDWNRPPRFMIGTAFWYMHTDQFRSDGYSSDSMQSPLAQGHLRGMHTADVIAKSTRMGWMPFYPQFDKKNSLDVADEATAGVAKGEAADEATWVARRLKDGRLRFAVEDVDAPENWPRTLVLWRSNLLGSSAKGEEYFQKHLLGTLNNVMGEDHSESRPADVVWHENAPQGKLDLLVSADFRMTSSTLLSDVVFPAATWYEKYDLSSTDMHPYVHAFTPAISPPWEAKTDYDLFRLLSKEFSRQAATHLGVRKDLVATALTHDTPGEIAQPGGHAPDWKGTDIPAVPGKNLPDLKIVERDYTAIGEKFVAIGPLADKLGLTTKYVKYDVAKPLAQLARKHGVFDRGAAAGRPAVDTDARMAEAILMLSGTTNGELAVQGFKTLEKRTGTRLADLAEGAEDKQITFRDTQDRPTPVITSPEWSGSETGGRRYAPFTINIERLKPFHTLTGRMHFFLDHDWMQDMGEALPIYRPPLDMHRLFGEPALGTRGELSVAVRYLTPHNKWSIHSEYQDNLLMLSLSRGGTAVWMSTQDAALIEVADNDWVECVSTNGVLVGRAIVSSRMPAGVLYVHHAQERIIDTPKSEATGRRGGIHNSVTRILVKPTHMIGGYAQLSWAFNYLGPTGNQRDIVTVVRKRSQEVRY; encoded by the coding sequence ATGGCTGGCTCTGCACCGGGGATCGATGGCCCCGCATCCGAAACAATGCTCAAGCTCGGCAGGTTCTTCACCCGCTGGGACGAAACCGCCGACGGCCGCGCGGTGTTCCGCGAGGGCGGGCGGAAAGGAGACTCCTTCTACCGGAACCGGTGGAGCCACGACAAAGTCGTCAGATCAACGCACGGGGTGAACTGCACCGGCTCATGCTCCTGGAAGGTCTACGTCAAGGACGGGATCATTACCTGGGAGGCGCAGGAAACCGACTATCCGACGGTTGGCCCGGACCGGCCGGAATATGAGCCGCGCGGCTGCCCGCGCGGCGCCGCCTTCTCCTGGTACACGTATTCACCCACCCGGGTCCGCTATCCGTACATCCGCGGCGTGCTGCTGGACATGTATCGGGCCGCGAAGCGGGAAACGGGTGACCCGGTGCTGGCCTGGGAACAGATCATCAACGATCCCGAGCGCCGCCGAAGCTACCAGCGGGCCCGCGGCAAGGGCGGCCTGGTGCGTTCCAGCTGGGCTGAGGCACTGGAAATGACGGCAGCCGCCCACGTCTCCACGGTCAAGAACTACGGGCCGGACCGCTGCACCGGATTCTCGCCCATCCCGGCCATGTCCATGGTCTCGCACGCCGCCGGAGCGCGGTTCATCAACCTGATCGGCGGGGTGATGAACAGCTTCTACGACTGGTACGCGGACCTGCCCGTGGCCAGCCCTCAGGTTTTCGGCGACCAGACCGATGTGCCGGAATCGGGTGACTGGTGGGACGCAACCTACCTGATGATGTGGGGCTCGAACATTCCGGTGACCCGCACCCCCGACGCGCACTGGATGGTGGAGGGGCGGTACCGCGGGACCAAGGTGGTTTCGGTCAGCCCGGACTATGCGGACAACACGAAGTTCGCCGATGAATGGCTGCCCGCGCAGGCCGGCTCCGACGCTGCCCTGGCCATGGCCATGGGGCACGTGATCCTGAAGGAGAACTTCGTGGAGCGGCGGGTGCCGTTCTTTGAGGAGTACGTCCGCCAGTTCACCGACCTGCCGTTCCTGGTCACTCTGGAGACGCGCACCGACGGCAGCGTGGTGCCGGGCAAGTTCCTCACCGCCGCGGACCTGGGCCGCAGCGAGGCCAAGGCCTCGGATGCCGCCTTCAAGACGGTGCTTTTGGACCGCGACGCCGGCACCCCGGTGGTGCCCAACGGCTCGGTGGGTTTCCGGTACAACGACGAGGACGCCGGCAAATGGAACCTTGACCTGCAGGGCGTGGTCCCGGCCCTGTCCATCGCCGACGCATCCTCCTGGGAACGCGAAACATCCCGGGTGGAGCTGCCGGCGTTCACCGACCCCTCCGGCGTCGGCTCCGTGATGCACCGCGGCGTGCCGGTGACCACCGTGGCGGGCCGGACCGTCACCACAGTCTTTGACCTGATGCTCGCCCAGTACGGGGTGGGCCGGGAGGGCCTGCCGGGGGAGTGGGCAGCCGGCTACGACGACGCCGACACCCCCTACACGCCGGCCTGGCAGGAGGAGATCACAAACGTCCGCCCGGACGCGGTGCTCCGCACGGCCCGGGAGTTCGCCGCGAACTCGGAGAAGTCCAAGGGACGGTCAATGATCATCCTCGGCGCCGGCATCTGCCAGTGGTACCACGGGGATGTCACCTACCGGGCCATCCTGGCCATGCTGATGCTGACCGGCTGCGAGGGCCGCAACGGCGGCGGCTGGGCGCACTATGTGGGCCAGGAAAAGTGCCGCCCCATCACCGGGTGGGCCGCCATGGCCTCCGCCGGAGACTGGAACCGGCCGCCGCGGTTCATGATTGGCACCGCTTTTTGGTACATGCACACCGATCAGTTCCGCTCCGACGGTTATTCCTCGGACTCGATGCAGTCACCGCTGGCCCAGGGGCACCTGCGCGGCATGCACACCGCCGACGTCATCGCGAAGTCCACCCGGATGGGCTGGATGCCGTTTTATCCGCAGTTCGACAAGAAGAACTCGCTGGACGTGGCGGACGAAGCCACGGCGGGAGTGGCCAAAGGCGAAGCGGCGGATGAGGCCACCTGGGTGGCGCGGCGGCTCAAGGACGGGCGGCTGCGGTTTGCCGTGGAGGACGTGGACGCCCCGGAGAACTGGCCGCGGACCCTGGTGCTGTGGCGGTCCAACCTGCTGGGGTCCTCCGCCAAGGGCGAGGAGTATTTCCAGAAGCACCTGCTGGGCACGCTGAACAACGTCATGGGTGAGGACCACAGCGAATCCCGGCCCGCCGACGTCGTTTGGCACGAGAACGCGCCGCAGGGAAAGCTCGATCTGCTGGTCTCCGCGGACTTCCGGATGACCAGCTCCACCCTGCTGTCCGACGTCGTGTTCCCGGCCGCCACCTGGTACGAAAAGTACGACCTGTCCTCCACCGACATGCACCCGTACGTGCATGCCTTCACTCCGGCCATTTCCCCGCCGTGGGAGGCCAAGACGGATTACGACCTGTTCCGGCTCCTGTCCAAGGAGTTCTCCCGACAGGCCGCCACGCACCTGGGTGTGCGGAAGGATCTGGTGGCCACGGCGCTGACCCACGACACTCCGGGCGAGATAGCCCAGCCCGGCGGACACGCTCCGGACTGGAAGGGGACGGACATTCCCGCGGTGCCCGGCAAGAACCTGCCGGACCTGAAAATCGTGGAGCGGGACTACACGGCCATCGGCGAGAAATTCGTTGCCATCGGTCCGCTCGCGGACAAACTCGGGCTCACCACCAAGTACGTGAAGTACGACGTGGCCAAACCGCTGGCCCAACTGGCCCGCAAACACGGAGTCTTTGACCGGGGCGCCGCCGCCGGCCGGCCCGCGGTGGACACCGATGCCAGGATGGCCGAGGCCATCCTGATGCTCTCCGGCACCACCAACGGCGAGCTGGCCGTGCAGGGTTTCAAGACCCTGGAGAAACGCACCGGCACGCGGCTGGCGGACCTGGCCGAGGGGGCTGAAGACAAACAGATCACCTTCCGGGACACGCAGGACCGGCCGACGCCGGTGATCACCTCCCCGGAATGGTCCGGCTCCGAGACCGGGGGCCGGCGGTACGCGCCGTTCACCATCAACATTGAGCGGCTCAAACCCTTCCACACCCTCACCGGCCGGATGCACTTCTTCCTGGACCATGACTGGATGCAGGACATGGGGGAGGCGCTGCCGATCTACCGGCCGCCGCTGGATATGCACCGCCTGTTCGGCGAACCGGCGCTTGGCACCCGCGGTGAACTGTCCGTGGCGGTGCGCTACCTGACGCCGCACAATAAGTGGTCCATCCACTCGGAGTACCAGGACAACCTTCTGATGCTCTCGCTGTCCCGCGGCGGCACGGCGGTGTGGATGAGCACCCAGGACGCCGCGCTGATCGAGGTGGCCGACAACGACTGGGTGGAGTGCGTGTCCACCAACGGGGTGCTGGTGGGCCGGGCGATCGTGAGCAGCAGGATGCCAGCCGGCGTCCTCTACGTGCACCACGCGCAGGAACGGATCATCGACACCCCCAAGTCCGAGGCAACCGGCCGGCGCGGCGGCATCCACAACTCGGTGACGCGGATCCTGGTCAAACCGACCCACATGATCGGCGGCTACGCGCAGCTGTCCTGGGCCTTCAATTACCTCGGCCCCACCGGCAACCAGCGCGACATCGTCACGGTTGTGCGCAAACGCTCCCAGGAGGTGCGGTACTGA
- the narH gene encoding nitrate reductase subunit beta, translated as MRIMAQTAMVMALDKCIGCHTCSVTCKQAWTNRAGTEYVWFNNVETRPGQGYPRRYEDQEKWKGGWELNSRGKLKLKAGGRLAKLFGIFASPVQPELSDYYEPWTYDYENLINAPAGNDFPVAKPKSLITGEDMKITWSANWDDSLGGSGRTELQDPVLEKMRREAEEQVKLEFDSTFMFYLPRICEHCLNPSCMASCPSGAIYKREEDGIVLVDQDRCRGWRQCVTGCPYKKMYFNHRSGKAEKCTFCYPRIEVGLPTVCAETCVGRLRYIGIFLYDADRVTAAASVPNEQDLYEAQLDLMMDPNDPEVIAAARAEGIPEDWLDAARRSPVYAMAKVFRVALPLHPEYRTMPMVWYVPPLSPIVDVLQQQGHDGESADNLFGAIEALRIPVEYLAELFTAGDTDLVTGVLRKLAAMRAYMRNITLGDAPDEKIAADVGMTGEQIVAMYRLMAVAKYEERYVIPSAHLEDAHNLEEIGCSLDVDGGPGMGQTGVFGEASGRPTPVAVENFAALQARQRGEDPTGNGDLGGRVNLLNWDGRGAPKGLFPANDNRGAPDHGGGSGGSTGDGGSTGDGKGAVYDQAEGDGPQSGTGPGPGPGREGGTP; from the coding sequence ATGCGAATCATGGCACAAACGGCAATGGTCATGGCACTGGACAAGTGCATTGGCTGCCACACCTGTTCGGTGACCTGCAAACAGGCCTGGACCAACCGGGCGGGAACCGAATACGTCTGGTTCAACAACGTGGAAACCCGGCCGGGGCAGGGCTATCCGCGCCGGTACGAGGACCAGGAAAAGTGGAAGGGCGGCTGGGAACTGAACAGCCGCGGCAAGCTGAAGCTGAAGGCCGGCGGCAGGCTGGCCAAGCTCTTCGGCATTTTTGCATCTCCCGTGCAGCCGGAGCTGAGCGACTACTACGAGCCCTGGACCTATGACTACGAAAACCTGATCAACGCTCCGGCCGGCAATGACTTCCCGGTGGCGAAACCCAAGTCCCTGATCACCGGCGAGGACATGAAAATCACCTGGTCCGCCAACTGGGATGACAGCCTGGGCGGATCGGGGCGCACGGAGCTGCAGGATCCGGTGCTGGAAAAGATGCGACGGGAGGCCGAAGAACAGGTAAAGCTGGAGTTCGACTCCACCTTCATGTTCTACCTGCCGCGCATCTGCGAGCACTGCCTGAATCCCTCCTGCATGGCCTCCTGCCCCTCAGGGGCCATCTACAAGCGGGAGGAGGACGGCATTGTCCTGGTGGACCAGGACCGCTGCCGCGGCTGGCGCCAGTGCGTCACGGGCTGCCCGTACAAGAAGATGTACTTCAACCACCGCTCCGGCAAGGCGGAGAAGTGCACCTTCTGCTATCCGCGGATCGAAGTGGGGCTGCCCACCGTCTGCGCCGAAACCTGCGTGGGCCGGCTGCGCTACATCGGCATCTTCCTGTACGACGCCGACAGGGTCACCGCTGCGGCGTCCGTTCCCAACGAGCAGGACCTGTACGAGGCGCAGCTGGACCTGATGATGGACCCCAATGACCCGGAAGTCATCGCCGCCGCCCGTGCCGAAGGAATTCCGGAGGACTGGCTGGACGCTGCCCGGCGCTCGCCGGTCTACGCCATGGCCAAAGTGTTCCGGGTGGCGCTGCCGCTGCACCCGGAATACCGGACCATGCCCATGGTCTGGTACGTGCCGCCGCTATCCCCGATCGTGGACGTTCTGCAGCAGCAGGGGCACGACGGCGAGAGCGCGGACAACCTCTTCGGCGCCATCGAGGCGCTGCGTATTCCGGTGGAGTACTTGGCTGAGCTGTTCACCGCGGGGGACACCGACCTGGTGACCGGCGTGCTGCGCAAGCTCGCCGCGATGCGCGCCTACATGCGGAATATCACCCTGGGCGATGCACCGGACGAGAAGATCGCCGCCGACGTCGGCATGACGGGTGAGCAGATCGTGGCGATGTACCGGTTGATGGCAGTGGCGAAGTACGAGGAACGCTACGTCATCCCCAGCGCCCATCTGGAAGACGCCCACAACCTGGAGGAAATCGGTTGTTCCCTGGACGTCGACGGTGGTCCCGGAATGGGGCAAACCGGTGTCTTCGGGGAAGCCTCCGGCCGGCCCACCCCGGTGGCAGTGGAGAACTTCGCCGCCCTGCAGGCCCGGCAGCGCGGCGAAGACCCCACCGGCAACGGTGACCTGGGCGGACGGGTGAACCTGCTCAACTGGGACGGACGCGGCGCACCCAAGGGACTCTTCCCGGCCAATGACAACCGCGGGGCACCGGACCACGGCGGAGGCAGCGGCGGATCGACCGGGGACGGCGGATCAACCGGGGACGGCAAGGGAGCGGTGTACGACCAGGCCGAGGGGGACGGGCCGCAGTCCGGCACCGGTCCAGGCCCAGGCCCGGGCCGCGAAGGGGGAACACCATGA
- a CDS encoding MFS transporter, with translation MPASAQTPASAVNLKSGQLRNLIVATIASTVGFWAWTIIGPLSSRYAAGMELGPGQTSILVAMPILVGSVARIPVGALTDRYGGRIMFTVILGVTAPLVLLTGIVGQLENFPFLVVIAFFLGIAGTVFAIGIPFCSAWYDRTRKGFATGVFGAGMVGTAVSAFFTPRLVNAAGYMGAHIIIAVVVAVMALLSWLILRESPAWNAPTQPVLPKITHAFTLRVTWQLCFLYGVVFGAFVAFSNYLPTYLGNVYDYDATAAGTRTAGFAVAAVIARPIGGTIADKIGPKLVTLTSLAGTVVLAIIVALRPEEERVYGTAFILMALFLGLGTGGVFAWVGRAAPAQDVGTIGGIIAAAGGLGGYFPPLVMGATYDPANRSYFVGLMLLAAFAAVAFLLTFTVRNGGKVDERTRT, from the coding sequence ATGCCAGCATCAGCGCAAACCCCGGCATCCGCAGTGAACCTGAAATCCGGTCAGCTCCGAAACCTCATCGTTGCCACCATCGCCTCCACCGTGGGGTTTTGGGCCTGGACCATCATCGGTCCGCTGTCCAGCCGGTACGCGGCGGGTATGGAGCTGGGGCCCGGACAAACATCCATCCTGGTGGCCATGCCCATCCTGGTGGGCTCGGTGGCCCGCATCCCGGTCGGCGCGTTGACGGACCGGTACGGCGGGCGGATCATGTTCACCGTCATCCTCGGCGTCACCGCACCGCTGGTGCTCCTGACGGGCATCGTGGGGCAGCTGGAAAACTTCCCGTTCCTGGTGGTCATCGCGTTTTTCCTGGGCATTGCCGGCACGGTGTTCGCCATCGGCATTCCGTTCTGCTCAGCCTGGTATGACCGCACCCGCAAGGGTTTCGCCACCGGAGTCTTCGGCGCCGGCATGGTCGGCACCGCAGTGTCGGCGTTCTTCACGCCGCGTCTGGTCAACGCGGCCGGCTATATGGGCGCGCACATCATCATCGCCGTCGTCGTGGCCGTGATGGCACTGCTGAGCTGGCTCATCCTGCGTGAGTCTCCCGCATGGAACGCACCCACACAGCCGGTGCTTCCGAAGATCACGCATGCCTTCACGCTGCGGGTCACCTGGCAGCTGTGTTTCCTCTACGGAGTGGTCTTCGGAGCCTTTGTGGCCTTCTCCAACTACCTGCCCACCTATCTGGGCAACGTTTATGACTACGACGCCACCGCCGCCGGCACCCGCACAGCCGGGTTTGCCGTCGCCGCCGTCATCGCCCGTCCCATCGGCGGAACCATCGCCGACAAGATCGGACCCAAACTGGTCACCCTGACCTCCCTGGCCGGCACTGTGGTGCTCGCCATCATCGTTGCCCTCCGTCCGGAGGAGGAACGGGTGTACGGAACCGCGTTCATCCTGATGGCGCTCTTCCTGGGGCTGGGCACCGGCGGCGTGTTCGCCTGGGTGGGCCGCGCGGCCCCGGCGCAGGACGTGGGAACCATCGGCGGGATCATTGCCGCCGCGGGCGGGCTCGGCGGCTACTTTCCGCCGCTGGTCATGGGCGCCACGTATGATCCGGCGAACCGCAGTTACTTCGTGGGCCTCATGCTGCTCGCCGCCTTCGCCGCTGTCGCCTTCCTGCTTACCTTTACGGTCCGCAACGGCGGCAAAGTGGATGAGCGGACCCGCACCTGA
- the narI gene encoding respiratory nitrate reductase subunit gamma: MSPLSVPLPVPLDVPPPANVPVGLGDVMLWGVLPYVVLAVLILGSIWRYRYDQFGWTTRSSQLYESRLLRIASPLFHFGILAVIVGHFMGLVIPKTWMDDIGINEDRYHFFALSVGSIAGLATLIGIVLLIYRRRTTGPVFMATTRNDKTMYLFLLAAILTGLATTVFSVFDHGIVNYRDTVGPWFRSIFIFQPDIEAMTAASLSFKIHTLWGLALFALWPFTRLVHAFTAPLQYLFRPYIVYRSRGKRPVTGAATPRGSWAPVGTPDRDRKGTPRP; the protein is encoded by the coding sequence ATGAGCCCGCTGAGTGTTCCCCTGCCAGTCCCCCTCGACGTTCCCCCGCCGGCCAACGTGCCCGTGGGACTGGGCGACGTGATGCTGTGGGGCGTGCTTCCCTACGTGGTGCTGGCCGTGCTGATCCTGGGTTCCATTTGGCGGTACCGGTATGACCAGTTCGGCTGGACCACCCGTTCATCGCAGCTGTACGAATCCCGGCTGCTGCGCATTGCGTCGCCGCTGTTCCACTTCGGCATCCTGGCCGTGATTGTGGGGCACTTCATGGGGCTGGTGATCCCCAAAACATGGATGGATGACATCGGGATCAACGAGGACCGCTACCACTTCTTTGCCCTGTCGGTGGGCTCCATTGCCGGGCTCGCCACCCTGATCGGAATCGTGCTGCTCATTTACCGCCGGCGCACCACCGGGCCGGTGTTCATGGCCACCACCCGCAACGACAAAACCATGTACCTCTTCCTGCTCGCCGCCATCCTGACGGGTCTGGCCACGACAGTCTTCTCGGTTTTTGACCACGGGATTGTGAACTACCGGGACACCGTGGGGCCCTGGTTCCGCTCGATCTTCATCTTCCAGCCCGACATCGAGGCGATGACCGCCGCGTCCCTGTCGTTCAAGATCCACACGCTCTGGGGACTGGCACTGTTCGCACTGTGGCCCTTCACCCGGCTGGTGCATGCCTTCACAGCTCCGCTGCAGTACTTGTTCCGCCCCTACATTGTTTACCGCTCCCGGGGAAAGCGTCCCGTAACGGGAGCAGCCACGCCGCGCGGCAGCTGGGCGCCGGTGGGCACCCCCGACCGGGACCGCAAAGGCACTCCCCGCCCCTGA
- a CDS encoding 1,4-dihydroxy-2-naphthoyl-CoA synthase — protein MSTELPQQVSDIFDPQQWRLVSGFEDLQDMTYHRQVERTADGGIVRDLPTVRIAFNRPEVRNAFRPGTVDELYRAMDHARMTPDVATVLLTGNGPSPRDGGHSFCSGGDQRIRGRDGYRYVVHNTEGETKETIDPARAGRLHILEVQRLMRTMPKVVIAVVNGWAAGGGHSLHVVSDLTIASRQHGKFKQTDATVGSFDAGYGSALLARQIGQKKAREIFFLAREYSAEDMVAMGAVNEAVDHENLEKVALEYAADIARQSPQAIRMLKFAFNLADDGLAGQQVFAGEATRLAYMTDEAVEGKEAFLEKRDPDWSSFPYYF, from the coding sequence GTGAGCACAGAACTTCCCCAACAGGTGTCCGATATTTTCGACCCGCAGCAGTGGCGTCTTGTCTCAGGATTTGAGGACCTGCAGGACATGACCTACCACCGCCAAGTGGAGCGCACGGCCGACGGCGGTATCGTGCGTGACCTGCCGACGGTGCGCATCGCGTTCAACCGTCCGGAAGTCCGCAATGCGTTCCGTCCCGGCACCGTTGATGAGCTGTACCGGGCCATGGACCACGCCCGGATGACCCCGGACGTGGCCACTGTCCTGCTCACAGGCAACGGCCCCTCTCCCCGGGACGGCGGCCATTCGTTCTGCTCCGGCGGCGACCAGCGGATCCGCGGCCGTGACGGCTACAGGTACGTAGTACACAACACAGAGGGTGAAACGAAGGAAACCATCGACCCGGCACGCGCCGGACGGCTGCACATCCTGGAGGTACAGCGTCTGATGCGGACCATGCCCAAGGTGGTCATCGCCGTCGTCAACGGCTGGGCGGCCGGCGGCGGGCACAGCCTGCATGTGGTCTCGGACCTGACCATCGCCTCCCGTCAGCACGGAAAGTTCAAGCAGACCGACGCCACGGTGGGAAGCTTTGACGCCGGCTACGGATCGGCCCTTCTGGCCCGGCAGATCGGGCAGAAGAAGGCCCGCGAAATTTTCTTCCTCGCCCGTGAATATTCCGCCGAGGACATGGTGGCCATGGGTGCCGTCAACGAGGCCGTGGACCACGAAAACCTGGAAAAGGTGGCCCTGGAGTATGCTGCCGATATCGCCCGCCAGTCCCCGCAGGCCATCCGCATGCTGAAGTTCGCCTTCAACCTCGCCGACGACGGCCTGGCCGGGCAGCAGGTGTTTGCCGGTGAGGCCACCCGGCTGGCGTACATGACCGACGAAGCGGTGGAGGGCAAGGAAGCCTTCCTCGAAAAACGGGATCCCGACTGGTCCTCCTTCCCCTACTACTTCTAG
- the narJ gene encoding nitrate reductase molybdenum cofactor assembly chaperone, which yields MSLLEKLLGKAGKGTFDPEPYRDAHPRRSAVVRQAAGLLLEYPDEELVHLVPALRDALVEAGADTAPVEELFAALTDRPLTEVQAEYVQEFDLSKRHSLHLTYWTDGDTRRRGEALAAFKEIYRAHGALPEGTELPDYLPLVLEFAAKVAPADGYELLQRYRPSLELLRLALRDDGLPHAGVLGLVCSTLPGVSPEDKQTVMQTAGYGPPTETVGLEPYSSRLLPVHERNAP from the coding sequence ATGAGCCTGCTGGAGAAGCTGCTGGGCAAGGCGGGCAAGGGCACCTTCGACCCGGAACCGTACCGGGACGCGCACCCGCGGCGCAGCGCCGTCGTGCGGCAGGCAGCCGGGCTGCTGCTGGAATATCCGGACGAGGAGCTGGTGCATCTGGTTCCGGCGCTCCGGGACGCGCTCGTGGAAGCCGGGGCTGACACGGCACCCGTGGAGGAGCTCTTCGCCGCGCTGACGGACCGCCCGCTGACCGAGGTGCAGGCGGAGTACGTGCAGGAATTCGACCTCTCCAAACGGCACAGCCTGCATCTGACCTATTGGACCGACGGCGACACACGGCGCCGGGGCGAGGCGCTCGCGGCCTTCAAGGAAATCTACCGGGCCCACGGGGCGCTGCCGGAAGGCACCGAACTGCCCGACTACCTGCCGCTGGTGCTGGAGTTTGCGGCGAAGGTTGCGCCGGCGGACGGATACGAACTGCTGCAGCGCTACCGGCCGTCGCTGGAGCTGCTGCGGCTGGCGCTGCGCGATGACGGCCTGCCGCACGCCGGGGTGCTGGGCCTGGTCTGTTCCACGCTGCCCGGCGTTTCCCCGGAGGACAAGCAAACCGTGATGCAAACCGCAGGCTACGGTCCGCCCACCGAAACCGTGGGGCTGGAACCGTACAGTTCACGGCTGCTGCCGGTGCATGAAAGGAACGCGCCATGA